A genomic window from Populus nigra chromosome 7, ddPopNigr1.1, whole genome shotgun sequence includes:
- the LOC133699493 gene encoding glycolate oxidase-like isoform X3 has protein sequence MSTTVLGFKISMPIMIAPTAMQKMAHPEGEYATARAASAADTIMTLSSWATSSVEEVASTGPGVRFFQLYVHKDRNVVAQLVRRAERAGFKAIALTVDTPRLGRREADIKNRFTMPPYLTLKNFEGLDLGKMDKTDDSGLASYVAEQIDRSLSWKDVKWLQTITSLPILLKGVLTAEDARLAVQNGAAGIIVSNHGARQLDYVPSTIIALEEVVKAVQGRVPVFLDGGVRRGTDVFKAMALGASGIFIGRPVVFSLAADGEAGVRKVLQMLRDEFELTMALNGCRSLKEISRNHIVADWDPPRVVPKL, from the exons GAGAGTATGCAACAGCTAGAGCAGCTTCAGCAGCTGACACAATCATG ACACTATCCTCATGGGCTACTTCTAGTGTTGAGGAGGTTGCTTCAACTGGGCCAGGCGTCCGATTTTTCCAACTCTAT GTGCATAAAGACAGGAATGTGGTTGCCCAGCTCGTAAGAAGAGCTGAGAGGGCTGGTTTCAAGGCAATTGCCCTCACTGTGGATACTCCAAGACTTGGCCGTAGGGAAGCTGATATCAAAAACAG ATTTACAATGCCACCATATTTGACTTTGAAGAACTTTGAGGGCTTAGACCTTGGCAAGATGGATAAG ACTGATGACTCTGGACTAGCATCGTATGTTGCTGAACAAATTGATCGGTCACTTAGCTGGAAG GATGTGAAGTGGCTTCAGACAATCACATCATTGCCGATTCTATTGAAGGGTGTACTCACTGCTGAGGATG CAAGGCTAGCCGTACAGAATGGGGCTGCAGGAATCATTGTCTCCAATCATGGAGCACGCCAGCTTGATTACGTTCCTTCCACTATTATAGCCTTGGAAGAG GTTGTCAAAGCTGTACAAGGCCGTGTTCCTGTTTTTCTTGATGGTGGAGTTCGGCGCGGAACAGATGTTTTCAAGGCAATGGCCCTTGGAGCATCTGGAATATTT ATTGGAAGGCCAGTTGTATTCTCATTGGCCGCTGATGGCGAAGCTGGAGTTAGGAAGGTACTTCAGATGCTTCGTGATGAGTTTGAGCTGACGATGGCTTTAAATGGTTGCCGTTCGCTAAAGGAGATTAGTCGCAACCACATCGTGGCAGACTGGGACCCTCCCCGAGTTGTGCCAAAGTTATAA